In Kitasatospora sp. NBC_00240, the following are encoded in one genomic region:
- a CDS encoding LLM class flavin-dependent oxidoreductase — protein MSTEDQQAREAGQPDRPGTAGGIGAGAGAVHGVARGTAPAPLSILDLAPVGVGHTPAEALVATTELARSAEAWGYHRFWVAEHHGMPGVASSTPAVLLAHLGAHTSTLRLGSGGVMLPNHAPLAIAEQFGLLEALHPGRIDLGLGRAPGTDQATARALRRGLAEGADDFPQQLAELTHFLDGDFPSGHPYARLTAVPKGDDRPPIWLLGSSGFSARLAGRLGLPFAFAHHFSGDNTVPALDLYRSSFRPSEVLAEPYALIGVSAVAADGQAQARRLARSAGLGMLRLRLGMPGPIPTPEEAESYPYSPAEADFLDDWLSKVVLGSPGEVADGLEALRKRTGADELMVTSHIHGHEARRRSYGLIAQAYGLTAQA, from the coding sequence ATGAGCACCGAGGACCAGCAGGCACGCGAAGCGGGGCAGCCGGACCGTCCCGGCACCGCCGGCGGCATCGGCGCGGGCGCCGGAGCCGTGCACGGGGTGGCCCGGGGCACCGCGCCCGCGCCGCTGTCCATCCTCGACCTGGCCCCGGTGGGCGTCGGCCACACCCCGGCCGAGGCGCTGGTCGCGACCACCGAGCTGGCCCGCAGCGCCGAGGCCTGGGGCTACCACCGCTTCTGGGTCGCCGAGCACCACGGGATGCCGGGGGTGGCCAGCTCGACCCCGGCCGTCCTGCTCGCGCACCTCGGCGCGCACACCAGCACCCTGCGGCTCGGCTCCGGCGGGGTGATGCTGCCCAACCACGCGCCGCTGGCGATAGCCGAGCAGTTCGGCCTGCTGGAGGCGCTCCACCCGGGCCGGATCGACCTCGGGCTGGGCCGCGCCCCCGGCACCGACCAGGCGACCGCCCGGGCACTGCGCCGGGGCCTGGCCGAGGGCGCGGACGACTTCCCGCAGCAGCTCGCCGAGCTGACGCACTTCCTGGACGGGGACTTCCCGTCCGGCCACCCGTACGCCCGGCTCACCGCCGTCCCCAAGGGCGACGACCGCCCGCCGATCTGGCTGCTCGGCTCCTCCGGGTTCAGCGCCCGGCTGGCCGGGCGGCTGGGGCTGCCGTTCGCGTTCGCGCACCACTTCAGCGGCGACAACACGGTGCCCGCCCTGGACCTGTACCGCTCCAGCTTCCGGCCGTCCGAGGTGCTGGCCGAGCCGTACGCGCTGATCGGCGTCAGCGCGGTCGCGGCCGACGGGCAGGCGCAGGCCCGCCGGCTGGCCCGCTCGGCCGGTCTGGGGATGCTCCGGTTGCGTCTCGGCATGCCGGGGCCGATCCCGACCCCGGAGGAGGCCGAGTCCTACCCGTACAGCCCGGCCGAGGCGGACTTCCTGGACGACTGGCTGTCCAAGGTCGTCCTCGGCTCGCCGGGGGAGGTGGCGGACGGTCTGGAGGCGCTGCGTAAGCGCACCGGCGCGGACGAGCTGATGGTCACCTCGCACATCCACGGCCACGAGGCGCGCCGCCGCTCCTACGGGCTGATCGCCCAGGCGTACGGGCTGACGGCGCAGGCCTAG